The DNA region tAAGGTCACTACCCCCGACACATAAAGGGCAGAGCCCAGAGGCCAAGCCCCAGCAGACTAGGAGGCAGCCATCCCAGTCCCAGCCAGGAAGCGAAAGTGCCCTCAGGCCAGCTCAAAGGCCCCTGAGCCTGGCCATGGCCCCAGGAGACAGGCCCAGCTGCCAGGAACACATGCAGAACCCACAGGGCGGGGCTGGGCTGTGCGCAGCTCTGGTCTTCCAAAGACCCCGCCAGATCCCTAGTCCCTTCTGTCCTCGGTGATACCAGAGATGCCTGGGGATGGCCAGCAAAGGGATCCTGGAGCCTGTGGTTGGTGGAGGGCCACAGGGCTCAGAGTGAGGGTGCCGGGGGCTCCAGAGGGGCTCCAATCAGGGTGGGTGGGGGCTGAGGGCCAGGACGGGCACTGTGGCGGGAGGCAGCCAGAGCGGGGCGGATGAGAGGTGGTGGGGGCTGGTTGGGGGCCAGCCGGGGCTGGAGGAAGCGGCCCTGCTGCAGTGGGGGTGGCTGTCGGAGCAGAGTGGGAGCCGTGGGCAAAGGTGGCCTCAGCAGTGGGGGCGGCTGGGACAGcgaggtgggaggtggagggggtggTGGCGCAGGGGGCACTGATCGGGGCACAGACGTGGAGACCGCTGTAATCTGGACCTGAGGGGAGAGAAAAGAGTGAGAAGCCAGGCTCTTCCCGCCCTCAGCCCAGTCTAAGGACCGAGGCAGCGCCTTGCCTCGCCTCGCCTCACCTCTTCTCTCTGAGGGGTTTCTCTCACCCCCTTCTCACCTCATCATCTTCCTCTAGGGCTGGGGCTGGCAATGGAGCCCCTCTCCTAGCCTCCTCCATGGGGACCGGGGCTCCAGGGGCCCcatcctgctcagcctcccattCCTGCAGCACCTCCTCCAGATTGAAGCGGCGCCGGTAGCTCACAAAGAAAGTCTTCACCTGGGTCAGAGTCTTGTTCCCAATCACCTCTGCAATAGCCCCAAAGTCTTTGCCATACCTACGGATGGCTGCAAGGGTCAAAAGGGCAGCAGCGTCAATACCCCTCAGAACTAGTTACTTCCCTGACCCTTCCCCTCTGCCCCCCGCACTCCTTGGAGGGTGGGGAGATAGATTCCTGGGGTCCTCTCTTCTCACCACAGTTTAACCCACCTTGGACAGCCAAAAGCTGCTCATCTGTGGTCCAGCGCGAGTTGAACTTTGTGTTGGCCTGGAAAGCAAGGAACACACATATCCTTTAgactcaaaaccatgcaaatggCAGCCCTGCACCCCAAGTAGTACTCTTTCTGCTCTACCTCCAGAGAGAAATCCCCTTTTGCACCCTAGCTTAAAGAGCGCCATACCTCCGGGGGGCGGAGTGGATCAATGCCGCCCTCCAGGGCTTGGCGCAGGCTGCTGTTTGTCTGCTTCATGCTCTGTACCTGGGAAGGCCAGGAAGTGGAGGAACATCAGACTCCCATCTCAGGCAGACCACCATGCCCCTCACAGGACCCTACTTCTGCATAGACACCAGCACCACTGCCCCGGCAAAGCTCTCTGCCGTCCACCATCTGGCTTGTTCCCCCTGCACTACTCAGTAGGGGAGCCGCTGGGGTTCTCCCCTTTCTGTagaccagtttttatttttattttatatatatatatacacacacacacacacacatacacacacatatatatatattttgagacggagtttcactcgttacccaggttggagtgcaatggcacaatctcagctcaccaaaacatccgcctcccaggttcaagcgattctcctgcctcagcctcccgagtagctgtgattacaagcgcctgccactccgcctggctaattttgtatttttttatgtttttttttttttttttttttttttttttagagatggagtctcgctttgtcgcccaaactggagtgcagtggccggatctcagctcactgcaagctccgccttttgggtttacgccattctcctgtctcagcctcccgagtagctgggactacaggcgcctgccacctcgcccggctagttttttgtattttttagtagagatgaggtttcaccgggttagccaggatggtctcgatctcctgaccttgtgatccacccgtctcggcctcccaaagtgctgggattacaggcttgagccaccgcgcctggcctaattttgtattttttttagtagagacagggtttctccatgttggtcaggctggtctcgaactcccatcctcacgtgatccacccacctcggcctcccaaagtgctgggattacaggcatgagccaccgtgcccagcctattttttttttgagacagaatctcactctgttgcccatgctggagtgcagtagtgcagtctccactcactacaacctctgcctcccaggttcaagggattctcctgcctcagcctcctaagtagctgggattacaggcgtgtgccaccatgcccagctaatttttgtatttttagtagagatggggtttcaccatgttggccaggatggtcttgaacccgggacctcaggtgatccgctcgcctcagtcCCCCagagtgcctggattacaggcgtgagtcaccgcacccagcctatagaCCAGTTTTTAAAAGAAGGCCCAAAAAGAACACCGCATTGCCCAGAGTCCTAGAGGATGGGGCTCGGCCCCTGAACCATCTCGCTTACACCTCAGCTCCCCCCAGACTTCAGTTCCCAGGTGCTGAGTGCCCCCTTTGCATAGCCCCGTCATTTCCCAGGGCCCCACCTGGCGCTTGAGGGAGATGAGCTGAGAGTCAAGACCTCGGAGCGTGAGGTTGGCAAGGTCCGGGCTTCCTGACACTGCCGTGAGGCCCTCAGGGCTCAGGTACATGCCCTTGGGTGGGCGACGCCGGGTTCGCAAGGGATGGTGGCGGTACTGAGATACCTGGACCTCCTTTTTTCCAGGGCCTGGGCGTGCATTCAGGGGCCGAGAGGGCAGAGGCTGCCAGTGAAAGGAGAGGCGGGTAGGTGGTGCAGAGCCTGAGAGAGGCAAGAGGACAGGCAGGCGGAGCCCAGAGGCTCTGGGAGCTCACCTCTCTCTTAGGGTCTCCAGGGTCAGGCTCTCCCTCACTCACGCCTCCTCGACCCTCTTCGAGCTCATCACTGCTGACACAGGGGCCAGGGAGGGAATGAGGCAGGTGCCAGGAGCTCTACCTACCCCCATGCCCAGTGCCTGCTCCTGCCCCCACCTGTCTTCTTTGTCCTTGCGGCCCCCCAGCCGTCGGGCCTGTCTGTCCATCACGCTAGTTCGGCTGCGGGTCTTCTTCCAAGAGTAGTAATATTTCACCAGGCTGGGAATCAACTTGTCGGGCAGCTGGAGGAGGCAACGCCAGAAGCTGGGGCCCACTCAAGACTCTGGGCCCCAGGTAAGCTCTTCAGAAAGGAGGGGCAGAGGAGCGCCAGGGAGTGGGGGTGGAAGGGCTTTACCATCTGCTGGATACGCTGGAAGCACTTGCCGTGGAAGCCAAAGGCCTGTTCAAACAGCACCTTGTCCTCTACTGTCCACTCGTCAGGGAATGGGGTGAAGTTGGCCAGGTCAGCCAGCGACTTCTCCACATCGTGCTTATGCCACAGGAGCATGCCCAGCGCCTGGCCCGGGGCAAGGGGCAGCTCAGGCTCAGCTGCCCCCAGCACTGTTCCACCCCATTCCCAAGTCCCTGGGGGCCAAGGCTCACCTGCTCAATGTTGTAGCCATGCTTCTCCTTGGCCATTGCAATGTACTTGTCAACTGCAGGGGCAGGAGGGGCAGGGTCTTGGTGAAGGGGCTTATAACTCCTAACCCAGGCCTGTCCAGAAAGGGACCACCCCCCAGCGGCCAGGCCCCTGAACACGAGCCCCAGGGCAAGGGTTGGACCCACACACACCTCAGCTTCCAGCCCCCTTCTGAGAAGAGTTGGCTTGGAGCTGGGATGAACCCaagcccccacctcccagggcTGTGCCCCACTCACGCTTGGCATCTGACACACAGTGGTTGGGTGACCACACCAGCATCCCCTTCAGCTCCTTGTTGCTGTAGCGTGCAGGGCTCTCTGAAAGGCCGAGGAGCAGGAGGGAAGACACTCAGATCAGCCTGGTGGCACAAGCCTGGCTGGACCCATGGCCAGAGGGCAGCAGAGGAGtggagccagggaggttgaggcccagaagggaaggaggggcagAGACCCAGACAGGAAGGCAGGGCAGGAAAGCTAACCATGCCGCAGGGCCACCCACCCCTGCCAGCCTGTCCTCCCAGGGGGAGCCAGCCAAGGGCACCCCAGGTGGGGCTGCAGGCTAAGCCCGgggcctccacccccaccccacttcaCAGCCTGTCCTGCCACTCACCAGGCTTGCACTCTGGAATTACGGCCTGGTAATTGGTTCCAACGCGGATCATGCTGTCTGTGGAGCAAGGGGGAGGTAGTCAGGACTCCAGGGAGGGCGGACGGGAGAGAGGATGTGGCGGGGGAGGTGGCTGGCCTGGAGTTCTCCTTCCTGACCACCCAGGGCCCCCACCTTCCAGGAGGCTCACTTTTCCCTGATTGTCCCCCTCAGTTACCTGCAGCCACAGAAGGGACTGGAAGAGGAAAAGACCCTGTCCAGCCATGGCCATTGGGGCTGGAGGGTGGACAAGGAGACGGTTTTAGAGCCCAGGCCAAGCACAGTGCTTTGTTCCGGCTGGGGGGAGGGGAGCCGGGTTGGAGGGCAGCCCCTAGACCTGGACCACAGCCCTGCAAGGAACCCAAGGCTCCTCCCCACCACAGGAGCCTCACAGCTCTGTGTGGAGGTGTCTCTCCAGCCCCTGCTCCAGCCAGACCTCAGTCCCCTGCAAGATGGCAAGGTATGAGAGATCCACTCTATGCAAGGGAAGGATGTCTCAGTCCCTGAGGAgctgagggcaggggaggggccgACAGGACGCCTCCACAGCAGCTAGGGGCCCAGGTTCCAGATTGGCTGTGCCGGCAGCCTGGGCTTGGGGGAGAAGCAAAGCAGAGGCTCCAATCCAGGAGAGGCAGGATCCATCAGTGTAACACGCTCGTGGTCTGCAACTCTTCCCCCTCCCGCCCCACTCCGCTCCCCCAAGGCCGGCGCGCTTTTAACCCTAGGCCACCGGGCTCACCGTGCGAGTGCTCCTCCTCGCTGCTGTCATCCTCCGAGTGGGGCTGTCCGCCGTTGGGCACCGTCTTGGCCCGGCTGCGGGACAGGATCCCGGAGCCCGCGCTCGGCTTCTCCATCACCGAGGGCATTACCCCGCCCAGCTGCCCCGGGGGGGGCGCGGGAGCTTTCGGAGAGCGACAGTGGTTGCTGCACTCGCTCCGAGTGCCTAGCCTGGCCGGGCCTGGAGAGGTCGCCACTGAGGTTAGGAGAGGCAGGAGGTCAGCGTGGCTAGGGTCCGGCGGGGTGGGAGCCCACCGGGCAGCCCCAGCGCTCTCCGCGACCCCCAAGAGCCAGGGCGTCAGAAAAGTTTGTGCAGAAGTGGGGGACGCAAGGGATGAGCGCAAGGTCCGGTGCGGTTGGGGCGCGATTGCTACGTACGCCCTTCAGGGTTGGGGTTCCCCTTAAGTCGCGGTCCCCGGTCCTCGGGGCGCCCTGGAACCCCACCGCCCACCTGCCCACGCCGTTCAGCGGTCGGCCGCTGCAGCGTAATCTGCGCCCCCCAGGGTTCTGCGGCTCTCGGCTGCGCCGGGGATGCCCCAGTCCCCGGGCGGGGACCCGTGTCCCAAGCAGACCCCTGCCGCGACGGCAGCCCGCCGGggccccggcggcggcggcggcggcggcgggacgGCGCGCACGGCGCGCGGCGCTGGGCAGAGTTGCCGGGAGGCGGGCGGAGCGCAGCCGCGGGCGCCGCCTCGCACCCTCTCCGGCGCGCTCGCTCTCCCCGCCGCGCTCGGGCTGCCGCTCGCTCGCCCGCTCTCCGCCGCCGCTCGCTCCTCGCGCACACAATGAAGCTGCTGGCAGGGAAGTAGTGCCGGCTGCGGCCtcagcacccctcccccagccgaTGCCTCCGCCAGCTGAACATCTGGCcctggggtgggaaggagggcccggggggcggggcctgggggcCAGGGCCAGACCTCCAGGGGGTGGGATCAGGACCCTGGTGGGGCACGCGTCCCGCTGCGGGGGACCCCTCGCGTCCCTGGGCTCCCAGATTTGCCCCTGGGGGAGACCCCACTGCCCCCCAGGAGTAGCCGGGGGTCAGCCCCACCCACGCGTACACCAGCACCACACACCAGTGGGCTCGGGTTACTGCCGCCTGCCCCGGGGGCCCTGGGGCCGCCTGCCCGCCCGCCCGGGTGGAGCCCAGCTTTTCCTTCCATTTCCCTTCCTGCCAAGAAACTCCCCGCCCCCCCTTCCGCAGGGGGGACCCCCCTTCATGCGCCCTTGGGGGCCAGAACGGATGGGAGGCTGGACAGGCAAGGAATGAGTTCCTCCAAGTGCTACCCAGCCAGAGCCTGGCTTCTGGTGGATCTGTGGGTCCCCAAGGGTCGCCCCAGTTCCCTTTAACTGCTGCAGTGTGCACCCCTAAACAGTGGTAGCAAGGGCTGAGGGATGGGGAGTGGGAGGTGTAGGGGAAGGTCTGGGCTGCAGGGGATAGAGGAACTGGGTCTCCTCCCCACTGAGTTtactgtcaccccagctggaagCAGCATCCCCCTCCCCCAGGACAAGCATGGGCAGAGTGACAGACAGGGAAGCGGGTAGAGCGGCACAGAcggagatgggggagggggtgggcagAGACTTTCAAAGCCAGACCCAGCCACCCTGCCAGGCACACAAAGAGCCAGCGCACACACCGGCGGCGGCTCCGAGCCTGCGAGCTGCGCCCGTGCCCGTCCCCGCCGCCCGGGGCACGTGCTGCCGCGCACACAAGCTGAAGCCCCCGCCCGCCGCCCCTCCCACCCGGAGCCCCAGTCTCCTGGACACACCTCCACCCGGGCACACCCCGCTGTGCCCAGACTGAGCCGAGCCCGCACTCGcgcccttctctcccttcccttcctcggCCACTCTGTAATCAGATTCCTAAATTTAGAAGCAGCCCAGGGCCCAGCCAGGGATCCCTGCCCCCACCCGCTGCCTGCGGCCGAGCGGCCGGGGTCTTGCGGTCGGGCCACGACCCGGCTGGGGCCGCTCGTTCCTGGGGGCTCCTGCGGACAACCAGGGAAAGCCAGGCTCAACCCCACCCGGCTGCTGCGCTGTCCAGCCACATGGGGCCACCCAGCCAGCGGCCACGTTGCCCGCCACACCTCGGGCCAGGGCTACGGAGCCTCTATCCTCCTCTTAAATCATGGATTGGGCACCAAGCCCCAGGGTGGGGAGGTCTGGACAAAGGAGGAGAATGAATGGACCAGGGGCCGGTCTGAGCTAAGGAGGTCTGCTCCAAGACTAAGAGAGTCTTCTCAGGCCGACCCCTCCTGAGTGGCAGGGCGCCATCCCTGTCCCCAGCACCTCCACCCTTTGGAGAGGCTCtcatctctctcccctcctgccTGGCAGGCAACCATTGCTGCACACCAGCCTCTCCTACCGTGCTGTCTTCCATCTTGCCCCCGCCCCCTATTAGGCAGGGCCTCAGTTGAGACCCCCATCCCCCCTTGCCTCCTTTCCAGACTCAAACCTGGGGACCCGGGCCTGGCCTCCTCACCCTCACCCCCAGGCTCAGCATCCTGCTTATTTCTTGCCTCCCTACTCCAGGGCTGCCCCAGGTACCCCCAGTCTCTCTAGCAGGGATCCCCAGCCACTGGATTCCCTCCGGCCCCAGCATCCCTCTTCCCCGCCCCCTAAGAACctcattctctttatttctatctAGAGCCATGCACTCTGGGCCAAAGGAAGACTCTGCTCTGGaggtggggacagggaggggagGTTTATTCCTTGGGGCGGGGGTTGGGAGAGTCCCTAGGCCCGGATGCAATGAGGCTTCTGCCTAGGAGGTGGACCACGACACAGGAagtgtgtcctaggagttttggGGCGACTGTGGGGGCCACAGGGTCTAGAGGGAAGGCGCATTCCTAGCGAACAACCCACTCATCGAGGGGCAAGGGTGCAAGGTTAGGAGGGGGAGGGGCAAGGCCCCACCCCTCCCACCTGCTACAGCCGCCCCCTCCTCAGCTGGCCCCCTCTTTTGTGCGAAGCCACACAAAGGACAAGGGGCCCCGGCCGGCCTGGCCATCTGCTCCCAGCAGCCTGAAGGCTCTTAAAGAGACAGCACCCCCGGGGCTGCGGGGCGGGGCTGCGCCACCGGATCCGGGCTCCGCGGTATCCCAGATCCCACCCACCTTTCCCTGGCTCCACTTGTCCCCAGGTCAGAAATCGTCCTCCCCCAGGCCTGGGGCACAGAGGTGCCACGTGGCCAGGAGCATGGGggtgtgggaggggagggaaggagaggcagcCTGGGGACCAGCCCCTCCTCTCCTGCAGCCTGAGGCAGCGGAAGGGGCCAAGGAAGCTGGGCAGCGCGGCCGAGAACCCGGGGCCCTCACCTCCCCGAGCTACCTCCGAGCTTGGTGTGAGCCGGAGCTCCCGGGAATGCCCTCCCCACCATTTTCGCTGATGAGCTCGGGCTCACCCTTCCAGTGGAAGCGACAGCGCCTTCTTTTCGAGGGCTGCAGGCCAGGACGCAGGCCGCCTGGAAGCAAGCGTGATCAGGGCACATTTATTTCCTACATtgttccagatgaggaaactgaggccttgcACAGCCCCTACACAGGCCTCCGCCAGAAGCTGCATCCCTTGCCTGGGCCAGAAAAGGCTCCTCACCTCTCCGGTCCCCAGGGAAGCCGGCCCTAGCCAGGCCGAGTCCCACTCTGCGCCCTTGCCACACACACAGCTCAGAGACAGAAGTCTATATGATGCCTGTGGTGGTTTCCTTGCCTGTCTCTGGCTGGGCTGTGACACCTTGAGGGCAGGGGCTCTGTTTGCTGCTGTGCTCTGGgggcctggcatacagtaggcactcagtgtttgctgaatgaataagtgTGTCAGGAGCCCTTTGCCTTCATCGGGCTTCTCTGcgctctgcctgctgggtttcTTGTTTCCTCCTTCCTCAAGGTGAGGCCGAAAGGACAAAGGTCGAACAAGGATgctgggagggaaagggagggtgaccttgggcaagccacgCGGCCTCCCCTTGCAGCTCCCTCCTCCCACAGGCGGGGGCAGCTCCAGCCAATCCCGAGCCCGCCAGTCCTGCCAGACAGACTGGGACTGTCCCGAGCTCCAGCCCAGCGAGCCTGGCCGCTGTGGTGTGGTGCCTGGGACCCTAGCCAGGCCCTTAGTGGCCACAGCCAAGGGGCTAAacttggggagggagggaggcagcggGAGGGCCCTGGGGTCGGGGAGGGAGTGTGGTGGGATCCGagccaaaacctggcagagcaagtagggggttggggggaggagCTCCCATCGACTGGGAGCCTGGCGGGAGGTGACCCTGGGGAAATGGAGGAGGTGGGCTAGAGTGGAAGGACCACGGCAGCTCCCTCTGGGGCCCCCACCCTCTCAGTCCTGCCCAGACAGGAATTCAGTTCCTCCCTCCCCTGCCGCCCACTGGGGCCCTGGGCAGGCTGTGTGGTCCAGGGTGCTGCCCTCCCCTTTTCTGGGGCTGTCGGTGACCCCCGTGGTCTAGCTGGCActctttcccccaccccacctcaccccctCAGGGTTGTGAAGAAGCTGAGAGAGGTGACAGAGGTGGCAACTTGGCGCTTGGCACCACCCCGGCACCGGGGCCATGCAAGGAGGTGGCAGAGGGAGGCAAGACAAGCACATCTGGGAGTGGCACTTGGAGGAGGATGTAGCAGACTAGGCACAGGGTCAGCAAGGAGACTCCAGGCTTCAGACACCCACGCGGAGGAAATCTGACTCCCTGAGCAAATCTGACATCCTTGGGGAAGGGTCAGCAAGACCTCGGGTTGAGATAAGAGGTGACAGGAGCTCCCCGACTCCATGAGGGGGAGCCTGCTTGGTTTCTCCGGAAACTGGGATGG from Rhinopithecus roxellana isolate Shanxi Qingling chromosome 15, ASM756505v1, whole genome shotgun sequence includes:
- the RCOR2 gene encoding REST corepressor 2 isoform X2, encoding MPSVMEKPSAGSGILSRSRAKTVPNGGQPHSEDDSSEEEHSHDSMIRVGTNYQAVIPECKPESPARYSNKELKGMLVWSPNHCVSDAKLDKYIAMAKEKHGYNIEQALGMLLWHKHDVEKSLADLANFTPFPDEWTVEDKVLFEQAFGFHGKCFQRIQQMLPDKLIPSLVKYYYSWKKTRSRTSVMDRQARRLGGRKDKEDSDELEEGRGGVSEGEPDPGDPKREPLPSRPLNARPGPGKKEVQVSQYRHHPLRTRRRPPKGMYLSPEGLTAVSGSPDLANLTLRGLDSQLISLKRQVQSMKQTNSSLRQALEGGIDPLRPPEANTKFNSRWTTDEQLLAVQGPDYSGLHVCAPISAPCATTPSTSHLAVPAAPTAEATFAHGSHSAPTATPTAAGPLPPAPAGPQPAPTTSHPPRSGCLPPQCPSWPSAPTHPDWSPSGAPGTLTLSPVALHQPQAPGSLCWPSPGISGITEDRRD
- the RCOR2 gene encoding REST corepressor 2 isoform X1, whose protein sequence is MPSVMEKPSAGSGILSRSRAKTVPNGGQPHSEDDSSEEEHSHDSMIRVGTNYQAVIPECKPESPARYSNKELKGMLVWSPNHCVSDAKLDKYIAMAKEKHGYNIEQALGMLLWHKHDVEKSLADLANFTPFPDEWTVEDKVLFEQAFGFHGKCFQRIQQMLPDKLIPSLVKYYYSWKKTRSRTSVMDRQARRLGGRKDKEDSDELEEGRGGVSEGEPDPGDPKREPLPSRPLNARPGPGKKEVQVSQYRHHPLRTRRRPPKGMYLSPEGLTAVSGSPDLANLTLRGLDSQLISLKRQVQSMKQTNSSLRQALEGGIDPLRPPEANTKFNSRWTTDEQLLAVQAIRRYGKDFGAIAEVIGNKTLTQVKTFFVSYRRRFNLEEVLQEWEAEQDGAPGAPVPMEEARRGAPLPAPALEEDDEVQITAVSTSVPRSVPPAPPPPPPPTSLSQPPPLLRPPLPTAPTLLRQPPPLQQGRFLQPRLAPNQPPPPLIRPALAASRHSARPGPQPPPTLIGAPLEPPAPSL